One Thermoplasma volcanium GSS1 genomic window carries:
- the endA gene encoding tRNA-intron lyase: MSDGLCNGISFNVSEGHGPNYIVGRYKLGFVQQGILFLDPYECLYLYFKGRITFEDSEESALKKLFSITSVERYTAYTLLKNKGYRVHEDNGTIFFRKSTEIPRSVVVVREYDEIDVGKFFTERPDFYFTVDEEGDATIYRIDEIDIKGTENNKIGKCSVTDFGDRHFTKDDLPHWMGTKFHEYRMLTDFEANLIEGKEPKGMAEEVYRDLLSRGCIVKTGFKYGTNFRVYEGEKSEHAEYLVSVVENKLIWYYISRAVRVASSVRKKMIFTTIIDGKIKYIMISRSKDIVI; this comes from the coding sequence ATGAGTGACGGACTTTGCAATGGGATATCTTTTAACGTATCGGAGGGGCACGGCCCAAACTATATAGTCGGAAGGTACAAGCTTGGGTTCGTGCAGCAAGGTATTTTGTTTCTTGACCCATATGAATGCTTATACCTATACTTCAAGGGAAGGATAACTTTTGAAGATTCTGAAGAAAGTGCACTAAAAAAGCTATTCTCTATTACTTCTGTGGAGAGATATACTGCATACACCCTTTTAAAAAATAAAGGGTACAGGGTGCACGAAGATAACGGTACGATATTTTTCAGAAAGAGTACGGAGATACCAAGGAGCGTAGTAGTAGTGCGAGAATACGATGAGATCGACGTAGGTAAATTTTTTACGGAGCGCCCAGACTTCTACTTTACTGTGGACGAGGAAGGCGATGCCACAATTTACAGGATAGATGAAATAGACATAAAAGGCACTGAAAATAACAAAATCGGTAAATGCAGCGTTACAGATTTTGGCGATAGGCACTTCACTAAGGATGATCTGCCCCACTGGATGGGTACAAAATTCCATGAATACAGGATGCTAACTGATTTTGAAGCCAACTTAATAGAGGGAAAAGAACCGAAGGGCATGGCGGAAGAAGTATACAGAGACTTATTGTCCAGAGGCTGTATTGTTAAGACTGGATTCAAGTACGGAACAAATTTTCGGGTGTACGAAGGGGAAAAAAGTGAACACGCGGAGTATCTCGTTAGCGTAGTGGAGAACAAATTGATTTGGTATTACATAAGCAGGGCTGTAAGAGTCGCATCCAGTGTCAGAAAAAAAATGATCTTCACTACTATAATAGACGGCAAGATAAAATATATTATGATCTCTAGATCCAAGGATATAGTAATTTAA
- a CDS encoding aldehyde dehydrogenase family protein, which translates to MINTENFGNIINGTEEMVGDESIVKSPVDGSPIASVYFADRDAVSKAIDSSYDSYYKVWSKFTLSERKKLLAKLADRIQEKSERYATLESLNTGKTLRQSMLMDIPLGIEHLRYFATETEFKMERQITHPEYPDSHGIVQYVPMGVVGAITPWNVPFLMAVWKAAPALLAGNTVVIKPSSFTPLTTIEMARDAISVGFPPGVLNVVNGRGETVGEELARNKKVRMLSFTGSTYTGKRITEITGIKKVTLELGGKSPNIVFDDADLERAALGVMFGIYLNSGQLCESGSRLLVQSSIKDKFLNLLKSKIEKMRPGNPMSMETDISAITTKNQRDKIEKMVNSGLKDGSVIFYQKSIDGSVPKGGLYFPPTILDKVSEDMEVAKEEIFGPVLSVMEFDDEADAIDKANMTDYGLAAGVWTQDSEKATRVASSIEAGTVWINEYHLLSAAAPRGGFKNSGVGRELGLDGIMEFTQTRHLFVSHGSTDQDTVAYGLVLADLS; encoded by the coding sequence TCGCCTATTGCATCGGTTTATTTTGCAGATAGGGATGCCGTTTCAAAAGCAATAGATTCATCATATGATTCTTATTACAAAGTATGGTCTAAGTTCACTTTGAGCGAAAGAAAAAAACTTCTAGCAAAATTAGCTGACAGGATACAGGAAAAATCCGAGCGATACGCTACGTTGGAATCATTGAATACCGGTAAAACGCTGAGGCAGAGCATGCTTATGGATATACCGCTTGGAATTGAGCATTTGCGCTACTTCGCCACTGAGACCGAGTTCAAGATGGAACGTCAGATTACCCATCCCGAATATCCAGATTCTCACGGTATAGTGCAGTATGTACCAATGGGAGTTGTTGGTGCAATAACTCCATGGAACGTTCCCTTCCTAATGGCCGTCTGGAAAGCAGCGCCGGCCCTTCTTGCCGGGAATACAGTAGTGATAAAGCCATCTAGTTTTACTCCGCTAACTACAATAGAAATGGCCAGGGATGCCATATCTGTTGGGTTTCCACCCGGTGTGCTGAATGTGGTAAATGGTCGTGGGGAAACTGTGGGGGAGGAACTGGCTCGAAACAAAAAGGTAAGAATGTTGAGTTTTACAGGATCAACATATACCGGAAAGAGAATTACAGAAATAACAGGCATAAAGAAAGTTACGCTTGAACTTGGAGGTAAATCACCGAACATTGTATTTGATGATGCTGATCTGGAAAGAGCAGCATTGGGTGTTATGTTTGGCATATACCTTAACTCTGGGCAGCTCTGCGAATCAGGCAGCAGACTGTTGGTTCAGTCATCAATAAAGGATAAGTTTCTCAACTTACTGAAATCCAAAATCGAGAAGATGAGACCCGGCAACCCTATGAGTATGGAGACAGATATAAGTGCAATAACAACAAAGAACCAAAGAGACAAGATCGAGAAGATGGTAAATTCTGGACTCAAGGACGGTTCTGTGATATTTTATCAAAAAAGTATTGATGGATCAGTTCCTAAGGGAGGATTATATTTCCCACCCACGATACTTGACAAGGTGTCCGAAGATATGGAAGTCGCTAAGGAAGAAATCTTTGGGCCGGTCCTGAGTGTAATGGAATTTGATGATGAAGCGGATGCTATAGATAAAGCTAACATGACAGATTACGGCCTGGCCGCTGGGGTCTGGACACAGGATAGCGAGAAGGCAACAAGGGTTGCATCATCCATAGAAGCCGGAACTGTATGGATAAATGAGTACCATCTCCTCTCTGCAGCTGCTCCAAGGGGTGGATTCAAAAACAGCGGTGTTGGAAGAGAGCTTGGCTTAGATGGCATCATGGAGTTTACTCAGACAAGGCATCTCTTTGTCAGCCATGGTAGCACGGATCAAGACACGGTAGCTTATGGATTGGTACTGGCTGATCTAAGTTAA
- a CDS encoding GTPase domain-containing protein: protein MPIQRLAWKFVIAGSKGAGKSSFISYIVYGEPAPILPRSLVKKSLNREINGHKLAVDILFQEVDGGIENFIPTATAFIIVVDVTSADSLSEARNIIMEIKNAKKNNIFVIGNKIDLKYEAQIWIDDMEELKNKFSTKYYMVSCKDGIGFETLLEDIINSIATKTQARRANE, encoded by the coding sequence ATGCCCATTCAAAGATTAGCTTGGAAATTCGTTATAGCCGGTTCTAAGGGAGCAGGTAAATCGTCATTCATATCCTACATAGTGTACGGTGAACCGGCCCCTATACTTCCAAGGTCGTTAGTTAAGAAAAGCCTGAATCGTGAGATAAACGGCCATAAGCTGGCTGTCGATATACTTTTCCAAGAAGTTGATGGAGGTATCGAAAACTTCATCCCAACTGCAACAGCCTTCATTATTGTTGTCGATGTGACCAGTGCCGATAGTTTGTCAGAAGCTAGGAATATCATCATGGAGATAAAGAATGCAAAGAAAAACAATATATTTGTAATAGGAAACAAGATCGACTTGAAGTATGAAGCGCAGATATGGATAGATGACATGGAAGAATTGAAAAATAAATTTTCCACCAAATATTATATGGTCTCATGCAAAGATGGAATAGGATTCGAGACTCTGCTTGAAGACATAATAAATAGTATTGCCACTAAGACTCAAGCAAGGAGGGCAAATGAGTGA
- a CDS encoding glycine C-acetyltransferase, whose protein sequence is MQKYNWVDEEISALKAEGRYVPIRTIESAQGAWVKINGKQVLNMCSNNYLGFANHPETKKAAIEAIEEYGVGAGAVRSIAGTDEIHIKLEEKIASFKHSEAALVYQGGLLANLGTVPALVGKDDIIFSEELNHASIIDGTRLSPAKRIVYKHLSVDDLEKQAKENRSSGKKALVITDGVFSMDGDIAPLPEIVDIAEKYDIMTYVDDAHGEGVLGDHGRGIVNYFHLEDKVDIEMGTFSKALGSMGGFVAGSAEMIDLLKQKARPFLFSSALNPGDAAAVLKAIEILEKDDSLVKKLWENADLLKKSLADLGYNTGHSKTPITPVIIGDEKKTVELSTKLYEEKNVFASPIVYPTVPKGTARIRLMPSAVHTHEDIMTAVNAFGELGKKLHII, encoded by the coding sequence ATGCAAAAATATAACTGGGTAGATGAAGAGATCTCTGCTCTGAAAGCCGAAGGAAGATACGTTCCAATAAGGACAATAGAAAGCGCACAGGGCGCTTGGGTCAAGATAAACGGAAAGCAAGTATTGAATATGTGCTCAAATAATTACTTAGGATTTGCCAACCATCCAGAAACTAAAAAAGCTGCTATTGAAGCTATAGAAGAATATGGAGTTGGAGCAGGCGCAGTTAGATCAATAGCTGGTACGGATGAAATTCACATAAAGCTTGAGGAAAAGATAGCTTCCTTTAAGCACTCGGAAGCTGCACTTGTATACCAAGGCGGATTGCTTGCCAACCTCGGCACAGTACCTGCGCTGGTCGGTAAAGATGATATAATATTCAGTGAGGAGCTAAACCATGCAAGTATAATTGATGGTACCAGATTGAGCCCTGCTAAGAGAATAGTGTACAAGCACTTATCTGTCGATGATCTAGAAAAGCAAGCCAAAGAAAACAGATCCAGTGGAAAGAAGGCCTTGGTTATAACAGATGGGGTATTCAGCATGGACGGTGACATAGCTCCTCTGCCAGAAATAGTTGATATTGCTGAAAAGTACGACATAATGACGTACGTAGATGATGCACATGGTGAGGGGGTTCTAGGCGACCATGGAAGAGGCATCGTAAACTATTTCCATCTAGAGGATAAAGTTGACATAGAGATGGGCACATTCTCAAAAGCACTCGGATCCATGGGCGGTTTCGTGGCAGGATCAGCAGAAATGATAGACCTCTTAAAACAGAAGGCAAGGCCTTTCTTGTTCAGCAGTGCACTTAATCCTGGAGACGCTGCCGCAGTCCTTAAAGCCATAGAAATACTTGAGAAGGATGATTCTCTTGTAAAGAAGCTTTGGGAAAATGCCGATCTACTTAAAAAATCACTTGCGGATCTCGGTTATAATACGGGCCACAGCAAAACCCCAATAACACCAGTTATAATTGGCGATGAAAAGAAGACTGTTGAATTGAGCACCAAGCTCTATGAGGAAAAAAATGTATTCGCTTCACCCATAGTATATCCAACGGTTCCGAAAGGTACGGCAAGAATAAGGCTAATGCCGTCTGCAGTCCATACGCACGAAGATATAATGACTGCAGTTAACGCGTTCGGAGAACTTGGAAAGAAATTACATATAATTTAA
- the rpsB gene encoding 30S ribosomal protein S2: MEEEMLIPEEEYQKSGVHIGTQVKSSDMKPYIFKIRNDGLYILDVKKTNSKLIAAGKMLARFDPQDILVVAQRQYAFRPVAKFAEVTGAVSITGRFNPGTLTNPSLKFYKEVKVIVVTDPLADVQAMKEAIKIGIPIIALCDANNKTDFVDLVIPTNNKGRRSLAVIYWLLAREILKNRGTITSYDQFKYTIDDFEAQI; the protein is encoded by the coding sequence ATGGAAGAAGAAATGCTAATACCGGAAGAAGAATACCAAAAATCAGGAGTACATATAGGAACACAAGTTAAATCAAGTGATATGAAGCCTTATATATTCAAGATCAGGAATGACGGCTTGTACATACTTGATGTTAAGAAAACCAACAGCAAGCTTATAGCTGCCGGTAAAATGCTTGCTAGGTTTGATCCGCAGGACATACTGGTGGTTGCGCAGAGGCAATATGCTTTTAGGCCTGTGGCAAAGTTTGCAGAAGTAACGGGTGCAGTCTCAATAACCGGGAGATTTAATCCCGGGACTCTGACGAATCCGTCCCTGAAGTTTTACAAAGAAGTTAAAGTCATAGTAGTGACAGACCCTCTTGCAGATGTTCAGGCGATGAAAGAAGCGATAAAAATAGGGATACCCATTATTGCACTATGCGATGCTAATAATAAGACGGACTTTGTAGATCTTGTAATACCTACCAATAACAAAGGAAGGAGATCTCTTGCAGTTATATACTGGTTGCTTGCACGCGAAATATTGAAGAACAGGGGAACTATAACAAGCTACGATCAGTTCAAATACACCATAGACGACTTCGAGGCCCAGATCTGA
- a CDS encoding bifunctional pantetheine-phosphate adenylyltransferase/NTP phosphatase: protein MITVVGGTFSKLHKGHKALLEKAIETGNEIVIGLTSDEYVKRNKVYPAIPYKERYRNLYNYMVKKTNKFRIRPIDDRNGNAPYERDYEIIVVSPETYQRSLKINEIRIQNGLPPLKIIRVPYVLAEDLFPISSTRIINGEIDGNGRRLKPVKVAIATNNSAKLKATNDFFHKLMKNFDVIQNTDYKLETQQPFGEVTMNMATKRAMQSLGDNDYAIGIESGIVYERFSRKYFDFHYCVVIDRFGNVTRGSSSGFEVPDRIIDLIKRDMSFSQAYGKVIDTNGIDDSTGIVGKISNGRVRRYDLIMECIRNAFIPRFDPDFYDTTYTPP from the coding sequence ATGATAACTGTTGTCGGTGGAACTTTTTCGAAATTACACAAGGGACATAAGGCGTTATTGGAAAAGGCAATAGAGACAGGCAATGAAATAGTAATAGGGCTCACAAGCGACGAATACGTGAAGCGGAATAAGGTATACCCAGCAATTCCATATAAAGAAAGGTACAGAAACCTTTACAATTATATGGTGAAAAAAACTAACAAGTTCAGAATACGCCCTATAGATGATAGAAATGGAAATGCACCTTACGAAAGGGACTACGAGATAATAGTTGTATCGCCGGAAACATATCAAAGATCTTTAAAGATAAATGAAATTAGGATTCAGAATGGCCTCCCTCCTTTAAAGATAATACGTGTGCCTTACGTTTTGGCAGAAGATCTTTTCCCAATAAGCTCTACTAGAATAATAAACGGCGAGATAGATGGAAATGGGAGAAGATTGAAACCAGTTAAAGTTGCAATAGCAACAAACAATTCTGCAAAGTTAAAGGCAACAAATGATTTTTTCCATAAACTTATGAAAAACTTTGATGTTATACAAAATACAGATTACAAACTTGAGACTCAACAACCTTTTGGCGAAGTCACTATGAATATGGCCACAAAAAGGGCGATGCAGTCGCTTGGTGACAACGACTATGCGATAGGCATAGAATCAGGAATTGTATACGAGCGGTTTTCGCGGAAATATTTTGACTTTCATTACTGCGTTGTCATCGATAGGTTTGGGAACGTTACTAGAGGTTCAAGCAGCGGATTTGAGGTGCCAGACCGTATCATCGATCTCATAAAGAGAGACATGAGCTTTTCCCAAGCTTACGGAAAGGTGATAGATACAAATGGTATAGACGATTCCACTGGAATAGTTGGCAAAATCTCCAACGGCAGAGTAAGAAGGTACGACCTGATTATGGAATGCATCAGAAATGCTTTTATACCAAGGTTTGACCCGGACTTTTATGATACTACCTATACCCCCCCTTGA
- a CDS encoding PLP-dependent aminotransferase family protein, whose translation MNYKFSEIFRYIKPSEIRSLLKYTSDPELISFGGGMPNPESFPVEEMKEILADIMDNYGKKALQYGTTEGLDVLRDELAKYVLKTEGINAKREEIILTTGSQQALYAIAKIFVNPNDPVITEGPTYVGAISAFNANTANMMAIDIDENGMNVDELEAKIKELSQNGLKPKFIYVIPTFQNPAGTTMSLDRRKRLLEISERYEIPIVEDNPYGQLRYDGEPVQSIKSMDKNGNVIYLGTFSKVMAPGLRLGYVIAPREVIDKINLLKQGLDLASDSLSEYIAYEYLKRGAIYRQIPKTVDLYRKKRDLMIKSLEEYFPEAATWTKPHGGMFLWVSLDERIDTTKMLDRALKAKVAYVSGSAFYPHGEKHNSMRLNFTYSDDDKIVEGIKRLAYVINEEMEVVE comes from the coding sequence ATGAACTACAAATTCTCTGAAATTTTTAGATACATAAAGCCCTCTGAGATCCGATCTCTCTTAAAGTATACTTCAGATCCCGAGTTAATCTCATTTGGCGGTGGGATGCCTAATCCTGAAAGTTTCCCAGTAGAGGAAATGAAGGAAATACTCGCTGACATAATGGACAATTATGGCAAAAAAGCCCTTCAGTATGGAACAACTGAAGGACTAGACGTTTTGAGAGATGAACTGGCAAAGTATGTGCTTAAGACAGAAGGCATTAATGCAAAAAGAGAGGAAATAATACTAACTACTGGATCACAGCAGGCTTTGTATGCAATAGCTAAGATATTTGTAAATCCTAACGATCCTGTAATTACAGAAGGCCCAACGTACGTTGGTGCCATATCGGCCTTTAATGCAAACACTGCCAATATGATGGCTATAGACATAGATGAGAATGGGATGAATGTTGATGAACTTGAGGCAAAGATAAAAGAATTATCACAGAACGGACTAAAACCCAAGTTCATATACGTTATACCTACTTTTCAGAATCCAGCTGGAACTACGATGTCTCTTGACAGGAGAAAGAGACTCCTAGAGATCTCGGAGAGATATGAAATACCCATAGTTGAAGACAACCCATATGGGCAGCTTCGCTACGATGGAGAACCTGTACAGTCTATAAAGAGTATGGACAAGAATGGGAATGTGATATACCTTGGAACATTCTCAAAGGTTATGGCTCCAGGTCTAAGGCTTGGATACGTAATAGCTCCAAGGGAAGTTATTGATAAAATTAATTTGCTTAAACAAGGTCTTGATCTTGCATCGGATTCATTATCAGAGTATATAGCCTACGAATATCTAAAGAGAGGTGCGATTTACAGGCAGATACCGAAAACAGTAGATCTATACCGTAAGAAGAGGGATTTGATGATCAAATCACTTGAAGAATACTTCCCTGAAGCTGCAACATGGACAAAGCCTCACGGTGGGATGTTCCTCTGGGTATCACTGGATGAACGCATAGATACTACCAAGATGTTGGATCGTGCTTTGAAGGCAAAAGTGGCTTATGTAAGCGGATCTGCATTCTATCCGCACGGAGAAAAACACAACAGCATGAGGTTGAACTTCACCTACTCTGATGATGATAAGATAGTCGAAGGTATAAAGAGGCTTGCTTACGTCATAAATGAAGAAATGGAAGTAGTTGAATAA